The Ananas comosus cultivar F153 linkage group 20, ASM154086v1, whole genome shotgun sequence region ACCACAAGTCAAGTCATTGACACAAAGAGCATGGTATCAACACACAAATGGCCTAGGTTTGAGAGGCCTTTAATACTTTTGCAAGTTTACCCTGCGTTATGACTTTTAGGACCAAAAGGTACCTCCACTGGAACAATAATGCATGATTTTGAATGATCGAATGCTCGGTTTCAAAAACACGTCACCGCAGTTCAAAATCTGTGCATCAATCAGCGAAAACTACGCATCACTGTCATGTAGCGGACGAGCAGTTtggattaaaaattgaaaacacaAATTAAAGTAGTTAAAACGAAAAAGTGACCTGTTTTACAAGTTCAGGAAGAGTGTTTTTTCACTTTGCCGAAAAGGTCATTCGACAATTCCTAATATGAAATGTCAACCATCTAACAGCTGGAATACCTCCACCACTACACGGGTTCTAATTAGTATTGCAGCTAACTTGAGAGGGCATTTAAGATACCTGAACAGGAATCTTCCAGTTTATTGACTGCAATTTGTTGGCCAGTTTTTTATTCCGACCGCATATGACAAGAATCTGACCAATCGGTTCCCCGAGATTTTCATCATACAATGTATCTCCAAGGGCTCGAGCGGTAGCTTCGATGGGACCCATCCCTTCCCCTCCTCCCATTAGTAAAACAGCCGGTAAATCCTCATCCATGTGCAACTCCCGTCTCAGTTCAACCTGTTGATAGAAACAAAAGTAATGGGCTAAGTTAAACAAAATTGACTCGacttgaggaaaaaaaataacagaaataGCAAATTGATATTggcaaaccaaacaaattaataCAGAAAGTTTTACATACATATCCCTGTAAAATCTTCTTGGTGTATACATACCCCTGTAAAATCCAAGTTTTCACATATACCTCTTGAAAGTACAGTTTCTCGCATTACCCTTATTGTAGTAGGGgagtcatccaattcatgggCAAAAGTTGGTTTTCTAATAGAAAAGTTTCTAAGGAGGGGGCATTTTTTGAAAATACAAGAGTGGACGtgcaagaaataaaatttttaaaagtcatcTATGAAAATTCTGATTTCATAGAGTATAAGTAGATAccaagaatttttattttaactacaCATTTAATATAAGAACAATACCTTAGGTCGGACTGGTTTGGCAAAGGAAGGACGCACAGGAAGGCCATAGACCTTTATTTGGGATGGCTGCAGCCCCGCTTTTAATGCCCTCTTTGCCACCTCAGTAGAAGGGCAATAGCATCTTGTGACAAGCTTATGAAACCTAAGGCATATCAAAGAACAAGAATTTCACATATTATTACATATCATGTCACGCAAATATCTTGTCAGACAAGAAGAGAAGGGCGGATCTAATCAAAAAATGACCCTACCATGTAGGATGGCAAGTGCTAAGATCCGTAACAACTGTAGTGAATACAATCTTCTTCAGCAGGCCTCTGGCCCTTAGGATTCGGAGGGGAACATGCTGCATCAAAGGATGGACACTGATGATAATATCCGGCTGGTACTTCATCAGTCCTTTCATGacttctctaaaaaaaattagaacagaATGTATACCGGTCATTGCAAAAGACTTCTCTTTGAGAGGTAGCTAATTCTTTGTAGTAAACTGTGTTTATATGTTCTATCTAATCCAGGCATTAGATTTAGACAAATTAATATGCGGAAAGTATCAATCTACTTACATATACACTCCTCCCTATATCTCTTTGATGCTTGGAAATTTAGCTCCTTAGTTTAATGTGATTTTACGGCAGCATTAGGTGGGTCTTTGCTCCTATATAAATCCTAGAATTATTCAATGCAAACCACCCTCtttcttttaatcaaatttaCCTTTTCAGAGATCCATGTGACAAAACAGCAGTGACCCTTTAATAACTATATTTACTGCCTTGAAGAGCTTCTAAATTTGCAAGGGGTCTTCTTAGATTCAACTTAGCATAGtgaaaaaatagaagaaagaaaacaaGACTAACAACTCCCAAACAGGGTAGACCACTCGTACTCAATACTCTTATATACTCAACCGAATGTCCGTGTCAACATTTCCAACAGGAAGATCATGTGAATCGATGATTGGTGTCTTCCAACATCCTTCTAAGATAAAAGCTCTTTAGTGTTTGGAAATCAGTTAGATTTCTACCACAATGCAAAAACTTTTGCAATATCCTTCTAAGCTAAAAGCTCTTTAGCGTTTCTTCCTGATGGAAATCAGTTGAATTTCTTCCACAACGCAAAATCACCACGTCAATACAAGAACACCACAAACAAAAGAGATCCTATAACTACAACTTTGGTAACTTCAACTTTTAAGCGAAATAGAGCAACTTGTTCTTACCGAGCAATGAATGTTGCAGTTGCCGCAAAATGGGGCTGATGCACTAGTCTTGGTGCAGTTCCATAGTACGTCATCTTCCACAGGGTCCCATGCTTTACCAAGAAATTATAGCTCCTCGGCAATTGATTAAAGGGCCAGGGTGTATGGTCCGTCCACAAATCAGTAATGAAAACCTGCACCAAATCACCTCCAATTCAAAACCCTCGCGGAACCCTCCCGTACTACAAACTAATAATTAAGGCCAAATTACAAAGAACCTACCTGCATTTTCGCCCATGTCTCACTTACCCCTCTCATTTCAACCAAAACTTCATCAGTGTCTCAAATAGGCCCAAATTGTGGAATGATTGTTAAAAATGAATGCAAAACTTTACTAAAATGGTTTGGCATATCACGTTGGACCCGTATTTGAACACCTACATAAGTGGCAATTCCTACGATCGATCTAAACTAAATTAAAGAGGTCTCTTTCTTTAATAAACTGCCAAAATTGAAACTTCATTGAAATTCCACTACATTGAAATCGAATATAACCAGCGTCATCTGTCgacccattttcatgaagtttTGCATCCAAATTCACAAGCATTCTGCATATTTCAGCATATTTAAGACAGTAGTAAAGTGCAGGATTGAAAATGATACAATTTGTTATGCAAGGCGAAATTGAGATAAGCTACGACATTAAGGCGGATATTTTTATGAATTCAACCGGGAACCGGCATAAAATTAGACCTGATAATCATCGCCGAATTCTTCGTTGAACGCCGCTTTTATCGCCTCCGCCGAAGCCCGATGCCCCCCGCCCGTGTCGCTCATCAAGATCAAAACCTTCTTCGGGGTTTCTCCCTCCGCGGCATTACCGGGCGCCCCATCGTCCTCCCCGCCCCCGATTCCcaccccacccccacccccacccccatcCTCCTCGCTAGGGTTCCCCCCGCCGACCCGGACCGAGGCGAACCCGGCCCACCCGGTGTGTAGGCGCGCGAGGCGGTTGAACCGGGTCCAGAGGCGGAGGATCCGCGGCGAGCCGCGCGAGAGCGCGCACGCGGCGGGggggcggctgcggcggcggaatCCGACGGTGGGGAAGGGGGTCAGGGAAGATGCcgctgctgatgctgctgctgctgctgctgcggcggcggcggcggcggagggggcgaggaggaggaggggttcgCCGGAgttggcggcggcgccgccgcgggggGAGTGGAGGTGGGAGAGGAGATCGAAGAGGTTGATGGGGAGGTgggcggtggaggagggggGCATCTTCGCGTGGCTCGCGTGGGGGGAACGACCATGGAGGGTTTGCAGGGTTtgcgtgtgtgtgcgtgtggggttagagagagagagagagagagagagagagagagagaNttttattttttcaaaaaatatttttaaaattttgacatcattttaaatttttgatgtaaatttttaatatttaatgtttagtttgaatttaaactaatatattataaagataaaatcgaCATGATTTATTATCTCATTCTGTTTCATTCGTCATCTGAATCGGaattaaaataaactatttttattgtcaGTGTTTTGTTCATGTAGATATCAGAAACGTAATTAAATTAATAcgtcaattttatctttataatatattagtttaaattcaaactaaacattaaatattaaaaatttatttcaaaattttaaatatattttttaaaaaaattaaattttgaaattaaacagataatttaaaatataaaactaaaatttaatttattcaatttcaaacttaaaattataatttaaatttcaatttgaatctgtaaatttaatttaaatttttaattaaaatttgaaaaagactttaaatttataatttaaatttaaatataaatataaatttataaattagattcgaaatgcttgattgaagtttaattttttgttttaagctcaaattaaaattaaaatttataaatatataattttcaatttaaacttatattttaattaaaaataaacttaaaaaagttaaatttaatcagAATAGTAAGTGCGTTACCAATTCACAGTATCATCAAAATAATACGCCAAAATAATATGTCATTAGGGAACCTATAAAATTCGCTTTGGTAACATAAAGATACGCGAGCTTAAATTGAATaagattatatttaaatatgtggtagatttttgaataatatagtaacgataatattttgaatttttttaaaaaaataaaaaagatgttgATTAGTATATCTTACATAATTCACGCCActataataatttgattaaattttagagcaaaataattatcaaatatcttaaatgaactaaattaaaaaaatattggatttcaaaaattaaaattttaaaatattagaaattaaaatgtgCCATTTTCACTTTTCCAAAATCGAAAGATGcaattaagttttattttattattattttatgaactaaattatagaaaatattcttataaatacacatttttttcactgttttttaatttttaaatactatattttactctctctcaatatttgaaattgttgtattttattttttatatttataccgaaaatatcctttaaaataacaaatatattaaaaaaatatttttttataaaataaataagaataatttgattatattgCCCCCTCTATTAATATCGTGCTTTtctaaacatatttttaaattttaaaaatataaaatataaatttttgaaagttaaaaagGTCAAATAAAAAAACTGATATTTACTAGGAGTCCCTGTAATTTAGCtttattttaggaaaaatttcaaatatcacctatgtagtttcatactttctcactttagtactctgcgatttaaagtgtatcaatttagtgtcctatggttttatttttatctttttattatcgattccactaattttttttattaaattaatgacaaagttaaaactgaaGGGTAatgaagtgaatattcgataaacctagatggggttatttgaagttttggtatataatttaacaaaatattaacgaaaaaagctgacgaaaagataaaaataaaaccacaggacactaccttgatacactttaaatcacagaatactaaaataagaaagtgcaaaattacAGGGGTGGCATTTAAAGTTTACCTGCGCACGTGAATGTTGTGGGTATCGAACAAACCAATGTCCTCGTGGACCCCAGTGACCCCACCTAACTTTTTTGTAATATAGCAAATTGACAAGGGCTAAAGTGcatgatttttttctcttaaaaaggaatttcaaaaagaaaaaagaaagaaaggttcACGTACGTGTCCAGCCTCAAAGAAAACGTgggtttatttgtaaattttgtttttttcccacTTACAGAGGATTCATCTGGTATCAAGGTTTATCTGACgctgataaataataaaatagagttaaaaagaaatggataattgtctatatacctctcatacgtttgaaaatattcaatttattttttttttctttctaaaatatttttcatatgttccaccgttattgcaaaatacctctGCAGTTATCTCTTGTTAAGTTAATttaggttaaacgtgagttaaatatctaccacagttaaaaaaaattaaaatgtcaattttgcccttaacttaagagcaaataaaaaatgttggtgacggtagaagagtatattggaaaagaccaaaagtgaaaatactttttatgcccctgactttaagggcaaataaaaaaaatagtatatttgaaaggacaaaatagtaattttacaaaaataaaagagttcattaatagattttaactctagggtatattagaaatatgttgaaacatagaaatggtatttttaatattagccttctaagaggggtaaattgaaaagtcgaaaatttttcaagaatatataagcaattgcccctaaaagaaacatatataaaaaaaaatatatggttttttattttttaatagaatcataaaaattataccGTAATCATCTTATTACAATATATGAAGAACGtgatattattatgtatataaataaatatagtatatttttaatgaatatttttaattcatGCACCGCCATTTCTTCGTAATCCGAAACGAAGCCCAACTTGTGTCCTCTACTTTTTGGACATTTATAAGAAAATGTTGAGTTGCGAATGTACGCGGCCTCTTAATTTAACCTTTTTAAATAGACATtcttaactttttcttttttttataaaaaatagtaatttttattaACTAAATTAGAAATATTGAGTTGCATTTTGTATGAGTTGCGTTTTGTTTCACCAATCGTTTAGAGAGGTAGAGTGATTTTCAGCGGTAAATATTCACTTTCGTTGTTTGATTCATCATAACTTCAcctttgaaaaaaattcaaactttccAAAACATCATACAGAAAAGAgagtaaaaacaaaataactatcttttgttgtttgattcatcataaccttttttttagattacaaatcaaaattttgtaaacAGCATAATTGACTTTAGCCCACCCtaagctaaattataaaaaataaaaaaataataataaatattattttatctcTTACATCTTTAATTTTTGTGTCACTCACTTTCTACCAAAAGAAATAGCAAAATTAAGATAACTTTAGTTTTACCACTATACAAATAATTaggggaaggaaaaaaaataatttttttcgcgAGCTCGAATTCACTTGAAAATCTACCTCAACTTGaacttttagggtgcgtttgctTCCACGTAGAGATATCAACaggtcggattcgggacggatttttaaaaatccgaacccgaacccaaacccgaaaatttgaacccgaNgaaataattattcttttttcaatatttcaaaatatattatattaaatctaaatttttaaaatacaaattcaaatataacatcaaatttatatatatatatatatatattatatataatacaaaataaattcgggtttgggtcgggttcgggttcgggttcgggtcgggtacaatcaaaatccatattcgaatccatGTCCGccggatttctattttttatatccatatccgaattcatatccatatccatcggatatatccatttcattcgggttcgggttcggataaaatttcgaacATTCCTACTTCCACGTAAAAGTTGCCAAAGATTTTTTTACAGGCTCACAGCGTTTagtttggcataaaaaaaataattcttatAGCTTTTGATTgggcataaaataaaataattttcagagTGTTTTGGTTCggcataaaataaaaataatttttatagcaTTTGATttgcataaaataattttctacggaaaaaaaaaaaaaaaaaaacactgtaTATAGATTCAGAGGAAAAGTGAGCTTTTTCTTTCGCCTGGACCACgtgaaaaatgaaaactcaTTCGCTAGAAAATCGTGGCTCATCCCGTTTTTAGCGTGTTCCAATATCGCGGTCCATGAGATAATGTGAGAGCGCGTGGACCGTGTGAATGGTCCAATGAGGGTGAAAaactttcatatatattattggGAAAACTTCGAATACCCCCCTTATGGTTTCACTCTTTcgcactttagtaccctgtgatttaaagtgtatcaaattagtactctgtggtttcgcactttctcactttagtaccctgtggtttcaagtgtatcaagttagtaccctgtggtttcgcgctttctcactttagtactctgtgatttcaagtgtatcaagttagtaccctatggtttcgcactttctcactttagtaccatgtggtttaaagtgtatcaagttagtaccctttggtttcatactttcttactttagtaccctatggtttaatatttcattaagagaaaaataaaaccacagggtactaacttgatacaaaaataaaaccacaggatgctaacaaacttaatacactttaaaccatagggtactaaagtaaaaaagtccGAAaacatatggtactaacttcatacactttaaactgtacgatactaaaataaaaaaatgcgaaaccatagggagtttttgaagttttcacattattattatatattttttatttaataaaattaatatagtatatatatttcttataaatatctttttttatcatatagTATTTCatggttattattttttttgagaaagaattACAtggttattattatattatatagagtaaggttattatatatataattatgagtATAAATTCCTTTGTGCTAAAAATGTTTGGCCATTAGATGAATGAATGTGTTGTTAAAATGATAGCAGTCCTCTAGAGCTGAGTGAGTGATtgtttgaatagtatgatttaatagataaaaatgatcaaattatgagtagatctaacggccgaaaacttataagaGTACAAAAGGGACTATACTCATACGgctataagagtatagtagtcaaactcctattttatattataggtaaacttcaaatactatccttgtagtttcgtattttctgactttagtactctatggtttaaaatatatcaatttagtttcatgtggttttatttttcatttttcatcgGTCTCTCTGTTAACtttccgttaaattatatacaaaaaactttagataccccacctatagtatatcgaatattcactttagcattttttagttttaattttgtcactgatttaacgaaaaaaatttaatggaggatataacaaaaggagaaaaatgaaaccatagggtacgaAAGTGGTACACTTTAAACaaacagggtactaaagtgagaaagtgcaaaaccatagggttggtatttgaagtttttcctatattaTATTACTTACTTATTaattcaacatataatatagctttgatgtttttttttttataaatataagttataataataatatgtatagtatgaaaatatatattttttataaatatatataatatataataatatataatgttttaatcattttttttctttgaactAAACAAGTATAATTGAAAACTAATTTTCCTTTCCTACAAACTAAATATTCAAACACGTAAAATTCTTTTTTCaccgatttttttttacttattttttttttcatagttttatatagaatcAAACAGATCTCCTTAATGAAACAAATAGCTTCTAAACATTATATTTATTAGTGAATAATTTTGATGCAACTTAATGAGTAATAGTGATGAAAAGATCGATAGATTTAGAGTGAAGGGATGGATGTTGGGCGGTCATGATCGCAGTGGACTATGATCAATTTTAAGTTGAATTTTATCATGATTATCGAATTTGTAAGTTAGGGCTCagtatttctaaaaatttggaTGCGTCTTTTGTTAATTCTTATTCTCATCTACtgtcaaacaaaaataattcatcttatatttcaatttttatcacATGTTGAGTCAAAGTTGTTTCTATACTTAAAAATCAAACCAAGTGataataaattttcatgtaaaagCCTCAATATTATGTTAACAGATCGATCAGATAGATAATGATCAAAATTAATAGCTAATAATAACTAAGTAAGATGCTTTAAgagtttaaaatattagttttaataatattttttaaaaaaaattaaaaatgtaagGTATCATTTTAGTTGCTAGAGAGCCTTCATAATGCTTTTTGAATAACCTACCAAAAAGTCTTCCAAAAGACCAAAATGTAACCGTCCACAATGCCCTAGTGGGCAAACTatagttaattttgtttgacCAAAGTAAAAAAACTTGTGActaataaatttctttttttttttttttttttttttagagataggtagcacgctacccgtttcgtttattttatttagaaataaacttagatagaaatgtgaatcaactaggattcgaacttgggtctcgagtaccaaccatcaagccctttgccacttgctctaggaacagtcggtgtgactaataaatttcaaatgatGTAATTAGATCATCATGATGAATAACGATACAATATTTCTGCTGtataaaagaattataaaatatgtataatcTATCTACTTTGCAAAGGATACTTGCGAGCTCCATTTAAAAGCACTTGATCTTAAAATTACTATGACGCGTGTCTGCACAGAGTGCAAGAAGATCATCATGTTTTAGGAAACAAAAAATCACATATATGCAGATACTTGGGCCATTACAAAAACTTTAAAATCTTGTTTGCACGTATGACGGCAGAAGAATAAAACCTCACGTTGATGCATTGAAAAAGTATTCTCTAATGGAGTTATCAGTGGCTGCGTTTGATGAATCCCAAGTCCAGAAACCGTAACTCGTCGAATCCTCCGCCAAACGTGATCTCGATTTCGCATCCTCTCTTGAGACGAAGTTGTTGTGAGTTCACGCCCTACGCAAACTTGTGGATCAAAAAAACCAGCCCTAGAGCTTTGactcaaaattcttttttaaaagtttGTTATGGTAATTTGGTAATTACCACTCTCATTAATGGCAATGGCAGTGGCATTTTGGTAATAAACAGATAGTGGGTAAAATTTTCGTCTTAAATGCCTCCCAGTTTTCCCGCCCACGCCGCgtttctcattttctctctcctcagttcctgtcccctctctctctctctctaaaaacaacaaaacccaaaaaacaaaaaggggaaaaaataaagaaaaggaaaaaaaaaaaaagaaacctacCAAGAGG contains the following coding sequences:
- the LOC109725667 gene encoding probable monogalactosyldiacylglycerol synthase 1, chloroplastic gives rise to the protein MPPSSTAHLPINLFDLLSHLHSPRGGAAANSGEPLLLLAPSAAAAAAAAAAAASAAASSLTPFPTVGFRRRSRPPAACALSRGSPRILRLWTRFNRLARLHTGWAGFASVRVGGGNPSEEDGGGGGGGVGIGGGEDDGAPGNAAEGETPKKVLILMSDTGGGHRASAEAIKAAFNEEFGDDYQVFITDLWTDHTPWPFNQLPRSYNFLVKHGTLWKMTYYGTAPRLVHQPHFAATATFIAREVMKGLMKYQPDIIISVHPLMQHVPLRILRARGLLKKIVFTTVVTDLSTCHPTWFHKLVTRCYCPSTEVAKRALKAGLQPSQIKVYGLPVRPSFAKPVRPKVELRRELHMDEDLPAVLLMGGGEGMGPIEATARALGDTLYDENLGEPIGQILVICGRNKKLANKLQSINWKIPVQVKGFVTKMEECMGACDCIITKAGPGTIAEAMIRGLPIILNGYIAGQEAGNVPFVVENGCGKFSKSPKEIAKIVADWFGPRMDELKAMSQNALKMARPDAVFKIVHDLHELVRERSLLVPQYSCAT